One segment of Rubripirellula amarantea DNA contains the following:
- a CDS encoding NIPSNAP family protein, giving the protein MLPTSARAESGSQMYEVRSYVLGENGDAAAVDKYLETALLPALARQDIGPVGVFKNAPSDETGSQRFVVVIPIDSPDALVTMNEKVSADADYQKAANEFLSREPKSPAYARVQSELLVAMDCMKKLVVPEGATANADRVFELRVYESANERLGNLKVEMFNEGEVPIFLDCGIIPIFIGQAVIGPQTPNLTYLTLYPNEEERLESWVKFREHADWKVLSVVPKYQGTVSRIDKFVLVPTNYSQI; this is encoded by the coding sequence ATGTTGCCTACGTCCGCTCGCGCTGAGTCTGGATCTCAAATGTACGAAGTCCGCAGCTACGTGCTAGGCGAAAACGGTGATGCTGCGGCGGTTGATAAGTATCTCGAAACCGCATTATTGCCGGCGCTCGCTCGCCAAGACATTGGACCGGTAGGCGTTTTTAAGAATGCCCCCAGCGACGAAACCGGCAGTCAGCGGTTCGTGGTGGTAATTCCTATTGATTCGCCAGACGCACTCGTGACGATGAATGAGAAAGTTTCCGCAGATGCCGACTATCAAAAGGCCGCAAATGAGTTCTTAAGTCGTGAACCCAAGTCACCCGCCTACGCTCGTGTGCAAAGCGAATTGCTAGTCGCGATGGACTGCATGAAAAAGTTAGTGGTTCCGGAGGGGGCGACCGCCAATGCGGATCGCGTATTTGAATTGCGAGTCTATGAAAGCGCGAATGAGAGATTAGGTAACCTCAAAGTGGAGATGTTCAACGAAGGTGAAGTTCCTATCTTTTTGGATTGTGGAATCATTCCAATCTTCATTGGCCAGGCGGTTATCGGCCCGCAAACGCCTAACTTGACCTACTTGACGCTCTACCCCAACGAAGAGGAGCGGCTGGAATCTTGGGTTAAGTTCCGAGAGCACGCGGATTGGAAGGTCCTTAGCGTCGTGCCAAAGTATCAAGGGACCGTCAGCCGAATCGACAAGTTTGTTTTGGTGCCGACGAATTACTCGCAGATTTAG
- a CDS encoding TerC family protein codes for MLVLLQIVLGFDNLLYISIESKRVAEESQSKVRRIGISLAIVFRIVLLFLLVKMVEKLQSAFFEYDSEYFTAAINGHSLIVLGGGAFILWTAIKEIYHMLSVPEIDHEGEGGPTGSVAKAITMIVVMNLVFSFDSILSAMALTKNLWIMATAVVISGVLMIVLSDHVAEFLKKNRMYEVLGLFILFIVGVMLVSEGGHLAHLEFFGHEITAMQKSTFYFVLSVLIIVDIVQSRYQKKLLAAQEARASKAA; via the coding sequence ATGCTCGTTCTGCTGCAGATCGTGCTCGGCTTCGACAACCTGCTTTACATCTCTATCGAGAGCAAACGTGTTGCCGAAGAATCACAATCGAAGGTTCGCAGGATCGGGATTAGCCTAGCCATCGTGTTCCGGATCGTATTGCTATTTCTATTGGTGAAGATGGTCGAGAAGCTGCAATCAGCATTCTTTGAATATGACTCGGAATACTTCACCGCAGCGATCAATGGGCACAGTTTGATCGTGCTTGGTGGCGGTGCGTTCATTCTTTGGACCGCGATCAAAGAAATCTACCACATGCTGTCAGTACCCGAGATTGATCACGAAGGGGAGGGCGGTCCCACCGGCTCGGTAGCCAAAGCAATCACGATGATCGTGGTAATGAACTTAGTCTTTTCGTTTGACTCTATCCTTAGCGCGATGGCATTGACCAAAAACCTTTGGATCATGGCGACCGCCGTAGTTATCAGCGGAGTCTTGATGATCGTGCTATCTGACCACGTTGCAGAGTTCTTAAAGAAGAATCGGATGTACGAAGTCCTCGGACTGTTCATCCTATTCATTGTCGGTGTGATGTTGGTCAGCGAAGGCGGACACCTCGCTCACTTAGAATTCTTTGGCCATGAAATCACCGCCATGCAAAAGAGCACGTTCTACTTCGTACTTTCCGTGCTAATCATCGTCGATATCGTTCAATCTCGATACCAAAAGAAGCTATTAGCAGCTCAAGAAGCGAGAGCAAGCAAAGCAGCCTGA
- a CDS encoding dockerin type I domain-containing protein, with the protein MILPSPHDTHLSPPIRHQVQSMANRKPTRTIADSVARRRASLRRRDTQRRLRVERLTDRRVLAAITGAVFEDANVSFALNEGEVNAPSRLVYIDVNDNASLDPSDLIALAEVDGSFAFTGLADGTYSLRLFNGTATQYQTMPVGTDGIVSPIALDGGAELISGSAGTAIMTSDSIVSVDLNGPSLSPVRVADSLTKTQQLIDGSLLVIGTDSSVSTAWRIEPSTGNVASVDLSGATPPVFPMPEFVDLAIDGTGHGVVLESGAGLLPIRTIDASDPGNAIVVSVTDTFVPEGTSVLTSRSGPRSVFATPNGSGLDLSLWSNSTATLITPSATLVDDATEMLGYDDASGLLALRGVGGGVSVHDVDANFDTLHQIDRPLGPIVIDGARDLLFAISPDDAMLALYDLTSGELITDMVIDFASVGTPVSLALGAESNELLILGTAGLAEIALDKPTAIEVTIAGQQDVDTALFGVAMKGANTAPRYESVPSFETDEDQELVVAAPAALSVSVDDEDDSFVVVQVSQATNGVASVSLSGSLNYTPDPNFNGDDSFDVVLHDGRDVSDEVAINLSVIPVSDPPEGITVTVPPVPEDVPVGGAIGDVEVIDFDGGGHVFDVDDIRFGVEGGKLIFVGGILDFETEPFVNITVTATDTETSDTVSDFVTVTIRDANDPIVGILPKESFVNENVPGATINSLRADDQDVQNEQEHTFAVDNDSRFIVDGAELRLADGVALDYELEQSVVIMVTATEVDTGNSFSQEITIFVRDFPEQPEALSLSNQTVMELVDGAVIGDVLIDGGAANARFELTVNSESLEIVGGELKVKDDQFVTRDSGAQIVVEITATDTLAEFGSISEQFVIEVLENETPAHNRDNPYDVNHNDDVSAQDALLIINYLNIFGPGPVGSGDLGFCYDVNADGMVTALDALLVVNHINVIDSGGGVGGENGDGELGPEGELAPGSQLGPEGEFIPLPANSYKLVVTDDSEETIDRATLLMLVVDQRRSQVAAAVDSTRDQTIRESALFNASDHEADVEEGSVEDMVRLLSDLRS; encoded by the coding sequence ATGATTTTGCCCTCACCTCACGACACGCATCTGTCACCACCCATCCGTCACCAAGTTCAATCCATGGCCAACCGTAAGCCTACTCGAACCATCGCTGACTCGGTCGCTCGCCGTCGTGCAAGCCTGAGACGTCGCGATACCCAACGGCGTTTACGTGTCGAAAGGCTGACAGACCGTCGTGTTTTAGCGGCAATCACTGGTGCGGTTTTTGAAGACGCTAACGTCTCGTTTGCTTTGAACGAGGGCGAGGTCAATGCTCCATCACGTTTGGTTTACATTGACGTCAACGATAACGCTTCGCTCGACCCGTCGGATCTTATCGCGCTTGCTGAGGTCGATGGGTCATTTGCGTTTACCGGTCTTGCCGATGGCACTTATTCGCTGCGACTTTTTAATGGCACTGCGACTCAGTATCAAACAATGCCTGTCGGTACCGATGGCATTGTTTCGCCGATCGCTCTGGACGGTGGTGCCGAGCTAATTAGCGGTTCCGCCGGTACCGCGATCATGACCAGCGACAGCATTGTATCGGTCGACTTGAATGGCCCTTCGCTGTCCCCGGTTCGTGTCGCTGACAGCCTGACGAAGACGCAGCAATTGATCGATGGTTCCCTGTTAGTGATCGGGACCGATTCATCCGTTTCGACTGCTTGGCGAATCGAGCCGTCGACTGGGAACGTTGCTTCGGTAGATTTATCAGGCGCAACTCCACCCGTCTTTCCGATGCCAGAATTCGTTGATTTGGCCATCGACGGAACGGGGCATGGGGTGGTTTTGGAATCCGGTGCAGGACTTTTGCCGATTCGAACCATCGACGCCAGTGATCCTGGTAACGCGATTGTGGTTTCGGTGACAGACACCTTTGTTCCCGAGGGAACGTCAGTGTTGACGTCAAGATCGGGACCACGTTCGGTGTTTGCGACTCCTAATGGAAGCGGTCTGGATTTGTCGCTGTGGAGCAATTCGACTGCGACTTTAATTACACCATCAGCGACTTTGGTCGATGATGCGACCGAAATGTTAGGCTACGACGACGCCTCGGGCCTGCTCGCCCTGCGTGGTGTCGGTGGTGGTGTTAGTGTTCATGATGTCGACGCAAATTTTGACACCCTGCATCAGATCGATCGACCGCTTGGTCCGATTGTAATCGACGGTGCCCGAGATTTGCTGTTCGCGATCAGTCCTGATGATGCGATGCTCGCACTGTATGATTTGACGAGCGGTGAGCTGATCACGGATATGGTCATAGATTTCGCTTCCGTAGGAACACCGGTTTCTCTTGCGCTCGGTGCCGAGAGTAACGAGTTGCTAATCCTCGGTACGGCAGGTTTGGCCGAGATTGCACTCGACAAACCAACTGCGATCGAGGTCACGATTGCCGGCCAGCAAGATGTCGACACGGCGTTGTTCGGAGTCGCGATGAAAGGTGCGAACACAGCACCTCGTTACGAATCTGTGCCAAGCTTTGAAACCGATGAAGATCAAGAATTGGTTGTCGCGGCGCCCGCAGCCTTAAGCGTTTCGGTTGATGACGAAGACGACTCGTTTGTGGTTGTCCAGGTGAGCCAAGCCACCAACGGTGTTGCCAGTGTTTCACTTAGCGGTTCGCTTAACTACACGCCGGACCCAAATTTTAATGGTGACGACTCATTCGATGTCGTGTTACACGATGGTCGAGATGTTTCCGATGAAGTCGCGATCAATCTAAGCGTCATCCCGGTCAGTGATCCTCCTGAAGGAATCACAGTGACTGTGCCACCCGTACCAGAAGACGTGCCGGTTGGCGGTGCGATCGGGGATGTTGAGGTGATCGATTTCGATGGTGGCGGTCACGTCTTTGATGTCGACGACATCCGATTTGGTGTCGAGGGCGGCAAGTTGATCTTCGTCGGCGGGATATTAGATTTTGAAACGGAGCCGTTCGTGAACATCACGGTTACGGCGACGGATACCGAGACAAGCGATACCGTTTCTGACTTTGTGACGGTCACGATCCGCGACGCCAATGACCCTATTGTCGGCATTTTGCCCAAAGAGTCTTTCGTCAACGAGAATGTACCTGGCGCGACGATTAACTCGCTGAGGGCGGACGACCAAGACGTCCAGAATGAACAAGAGCACACGTTTGCCGTTGATAACGACAGTCGATTCATTGTCGACGGCGCCGAGTTAAGGCTCGCCGATGGTGTGGCCTTGGACTACGAACTCGAGCAAAGCGTCGTGATCATGGTCACCGCCACGGAAGTTGATACGGGTAACTCGTTCAGCCAAGAAATCACGATCTTTGTTCGCGACTTCCCCGAGCAACCCGAGGCTCTTTCACTCAGTAATCAAACGGTGATGGAGTTAGTCGATGGGGCAGTGATTGGCGACGTATTGATTGATGGTGGGGCGGCGAACGCTCGGTTTGAATTAACCGTTAACAGTGAGAGTCTTGAGATCGTAGGCGGCGAGCTGAAAGTGAAAGACGATCAATTCGTCACACGCGATTCAGGTGCTCAGATCGTGGTTGAGATTACCGCGACCGATACGTTGGCTGAGTTCGGTTCGATCAGCGAGCAGTTTGTGATCGAAGTGCTTGAGAACGAAACGCCTGCCCACAATCGAGACAACCCGTACGACGTCAATCATAACGACGATGTATCCGCCCAAGATGCTTTGCTGATCATCAACTACCTCAATATCTTTGGTCCCGGACCAGTTGGTTCGGGTGACCTGGGCTTTTGCTACGACGTGAATGCCGATGGCATGGTGACCGCGCTGGATGCCTTATTGGTGGTCAACCACATCAATGTCATCGACAGCGGTGGTGGCGTTGGCGGAGAGAACGGCGATGGCGAATTGGGACCCGAAGGTGAACTGGCCCCCGGAAGTCAATTGGGACCCGAAGGTGAGTTCATTCCGTTGCCAGCTAACAGCTATAAGTTAGTGGTCACCGACGATTCCGAAGAAACGATTGACCGAGCGACGTTGCTAATGCTAGTGGTCGACCAGCGACGCAGTCAGGTCGCCGCAGCGGTTGATTCCACGCGGGATCAGACCATTCGTGAATCCGCCCTCTTCAACGCTTCTGATCATGAAGCCGATGTCGAGGAAGGATCCGTCGAGGATATGGTTCGACTTCTTTCGGATCTGCGAAGCTAG